From Xiphophorus hellerii strain 12219 chromosome 20, Xiphophorus_hellerii-4.1, whole genome shotgun sequence, the proteins below share one genomic window:
- the LOC116709726 gene encoding odorant receptor 131-2-like — protein sequence MPYQMSSSSSASTNFTVTEGNLTGSGVYLGMLSVTAIIGNVVVFSLGIVTCFINASMVHIFNKQQIFRFNPRYILFIHLVLNETLQMTVSVSLYLFGNSFFTIYVSLCVLILLPAILTTMNTPLNLACMAAECYISVCIPLRHGNICTVKKTYIVIGIMWVISLLTILPDIFILLITEELEFLKTRVFCERDRVFRSSYSKNKKDASHLFFLVVVCLTLFYTYFRILFVAKAASSHAKKARNTILLHGFQMLMCMTLYMQNLLKQLLIYLFPGQAFYTQQAIFVLIQIIPRCLSPVVYGLRDKTFRMYYKKYFMCFPVKAIRVQT from the exons atgcCTTATCAGATgtcctcctcttcatctgcCAGCACAAATTTCACAGTTACTGAGGGTAACCTGACCGGATCTGGAGTTTATCTGGGCATGCTTTCTGTAACTGCTATTATAGGCAATGTGGTTGTTTTTTCACTTGGCATTGTCACCTGCTTCATTAATGCTTCAATGGTTCACATATTCAACAAACAGCAA ATCTTCAGGTTCAACCCTCGCTACATCCTTTTCATCCACTTGGTGCTAAACGAAACACTCCAGATGACAGTCAGTGTGTCCCTCTACCTCTTTGGCAATTCCTTCTTCACCATCTATGTCTCACTGTGCGTACTCATCCTCCTGCCGGCTATTCTCACCACCATGAACACTCCATTGAATCTGGCCTGCATGGCAGCAGAATGTTACATCTCCGTCTGCATCCCCCTCCGCCATGGAAACATATGCACAGTTAAGAAAACCTACATCGTCATTGGCATTATGTGGGTAATAAGCTTGCTCACTATTCTGCCtgatatatttattcttttgattACTGAAGAGCTGGAATTTTTGAAAACGAGAGTTTTCTGTGAGAGGGACAGAGTGTTCAGAAGCAGctacagtaaaaataagaaagatgCGTCCCATCTATTTTTTCTGGTGGTGGTTTGTCTCACTCTATTCTATACTtatttcagaattttgtttGTGGCAAAAGCAGCAAGTTCACATGCTAAAAAAGCAAGAAACACTATTCTGCTTCATGGTTTTCAGATGTTGATGTGCATGACGCTGTATATGCAAAATTTACTAAAGCAGCTCCTTATATACTTGTTTCCTGGGCAGGCCTTTTACACACAACAGGCTATTTTTGTGTTAATCCAGATCATTCCTCGTTGTCTAAGTCCTGTTGTTTATGGGTTACGAGATAAGACTTTCAGAATGTACTATAAAAAGTACTTCATGTGTTTCCCAGTCAAAGCAATAAGGGTACAAACCTAA